In Streptomyces erythrochromogenes, the DNA window CCGTCACGAGCAGCAGTACGGAGAACAGCGCGGCCGCGGCCACCAGCAGTCGCAGGCGGGAGTGCCCGCGGCGGGCGGCGAGCAGGGCGCCCGCGAGGGAGCCGGCCGCGATCAGGGTGTTGAAGAGCCCGTAGGTGCCCGCGTCGCCGTGGAAGACGTCGCTCACGAATGCCGACAGCCAGATCGGGAAGTTGAACCCGAAGGTGCCGATGAAGCCGACGAGGACGATCGGCCAGACCAGTTCGGGCCGGCCGGCGACGTAGCGCAGGCCTTCGCGCAGCTGTCCCTTGGCGCGGGGACGGGGCTCGACGGGGTGCAGTTCCTTCGTCCGCATCATCAGCAGGCCGGCGATGGGTGCGGCGAAGGACAGGCCGTTGAGCAGGAAGGCCCAGCCGGAGCCGACGGCGGTGATCAGCACACCGGCGATCGCCGGGCCGATCAGCCGCGCGGACTGGAAGTTGGCCGAGTTGAGGCTGACGGCGTTGGCGACCTGGTCCTTGCCGACCATCTCGGGGACGAAGGTCTGCCGGGCCGGGTTGTCCACGACGGTGACCAGGCCGAGGAGGAGGGCCGCGAGGTAGACGTGCCAGACCTGGACGTGTCCCGCGAGGGTGAGGGCGGCGAGTGCGATGCCGGTCAGGCCCATCGCGCTCTGGGTGGCGAGGAGCAGGGGCCGCTTGGGCAGCCGGTCCGCGAGTACGCCTCCGTAGAGGCCGAACACCAGCATCGGAAGGAACTGCAGGGCGATGGTGATGCCGACGGCGGAGGCGGAGCCGGTCAGTGAGAGGACCAGCCAGTCCTGGGCGATGCGCTGCATCCAGGTGCCGGTGTTCGAGACGACCTGGCCGGTCGCGAAGAGCCGGTAGTTGCGGATCCTCAGCGAGCTGAACATCCCCCCGTTCCTGCTCGGGGGTGCCGCGGGCCGCGCGGCGGTAGTGGTGGTGGATATGTGGCCGGGTGCGGAGTCTGCTCCGTTTCCCGTACTCAAAAGCGTTCGCCTCCTGGCGTCGTTCCTACAGGTGCGCGAGCTTCTCCAGGACGGGGGCGGCCGCGCGCAGCTTGGCCCATTCGTCCTCGGTCAGCTCTGCCGCGAGCCCGGCCAGGAAGGCGTTGCGCTTGCGGCGGCTCTCTTCGAGCATCGCTTCGGCCTCCTCCGTCTGGCGGACCACCTTCTGGCGGCGGTCGTCGGGGTGCGGTTCCAGCGTGACCAGTCCCTTGGCTTCCAGCAACGCGACGATGCGCGTCATGGACGGCGGCTGGACGTGCTCCCGCCGCGCCAGTTCACCGGGTGTGGCCTGGCCGCAGCGGGCGAGGGTGCCGAGGACCGACATCTCGGTCGGGCTCAGCGACTCGTCGACGCGCTGGTGCTTCAGGCGCCGCCCCAGCCGCATGACGGCGGAGCGGAGGTCGTTCACGGCGGCAGCATCGTCGCCATGGGAGAGGTCAGGCATGTACTTAGAATAACTCATTACTCTCGCTAAAGAACACCGGGTTTCCCGGTCATGCACCCGGTATGTGCCAGGTCACTCGTACGGGTGAGTCGGCGGCCGAAAGTGACCCGCGTGCGCCCCCTCTGCCCCGACTCTTTCGGCATGGGGACACATGTGCTGAGCATGCGCATAGACGGGGAGCTCCTCGACAGGCTCCGGATCCATGCCGCCAAACGCGGAATGAGCGTCCAGGACTATGTGGTCCGGACGCTCATTCGCGACGACTTCGACGAGCGCTTCAAGGCGGCCGTCGACGAGACGGAGAAGTTCTACGGGCTGACGTGAGCTCGCCCGGAGCCGGCTAGCCGAGGCCGAGCGCGGGCATCGCGTAGTAGAAGACGAACACCGCCGACACCACGTACATGGCGGTCGGGACCTCGCGGCCCCGGCCGGTCGCCAGGCGCAGCACGCTGAAGGCGATGAAGCCGATGCCGATGCCGTTGGTGATCGAGTAGGTGAAGGGCATCATCACCATGGCCAGGAAGGCCGGGACGGCGACGGTGAAGTCGCTCCAGTCGATGTCCCTGACCGATCCCGCCAGGATCAGGAAGCCCACCGCGACCAGTGCGGGCGTGGCGGCCTGCGACGGGACCATGGTGGCCAGCGGGGTGAAGAACAGCGCCACGGCGAAGAGGCCGCCCGTCACGACGTTCGCCAGACCCGTACGGGCACCCTCGCCGACACCGGCCGTGGACTCCACGAAGCAGGTGGTCGCCGAGGAGGAGGTCGCGCCGCCCGAGGCGACGGCGAGGCCGTCGACGAACAGGACCCGGTTGATGCCGGGGAACTCGCCGGTCTTCTTGTCGATCAGCTTGGCCTCGTCGCCGACGCCCAGGATCGTGCCCATGGCGTCGAAGAAGCAGGACAGCAGCACGGTGAAGACGAACAGGATGCCGGTCAGCAGCCCGACTTTGCCGAAGCCGCCGAAGAGGCTGACCTGGCCGACGAGCCCGAAGTCCGGCGAGGCGACCGGGTTGCCGGGCCAGGCCGGGACGGTCAGGCCCCAGCCGGAGTCGGGCAGGTCGGCGACGAGCTGGACGACGACCGCGACGAGGGTCATGGCCACGATGGAGATCAGGATCGCGCCCGGGACCTTGCGGATCAGCAGGGCGAGGGTGAGCAGCGTGCCGATCGCGAAGATCAGGACGGGCCAGCCGTGCAGGTGACCGTCGCTGCCGAGCTGGAGCGGGACCGTGGTGTGCGCGGCGTCCGGGATGCGGGAGACGAAGCCGGAGTCGACCAGGCCGATCAGCATGATGAACAGGCCGATACCGATGGCGATGCCCTTGCGCAGGCTCAGGGGGACGGCGTTCATGACGCGCTCGCGCAGCCCGGTGGCGACCAGCAGCATCACCACGAAGCCGGCCAGGACCACCATGCCCATCGCGTCGGGCCAGCTCATGCGCGGGGCGAGCTGGAGGGCCACGACGGTGTTCACGCCGAGGCCCGCGGCGAGCGCGATGGGGACGTTGCCGATCACACCCATGAGGAGGGTGGTGAAGGCGGCCGTCAGGACGGTGGCCGTCACGAGCTGGCCGCTGTCGAGCTGGTGGCCGTACATGTCCTTCGCGCTGCCCAGGATGATCGGGTTCAGCACGATGATGTACGCCATCGCGAAGAAGGTCGCGAAGCCGCCGCGGACCTCGCGGGCGACGGTCGAACCGCGCTCGGAGACCTTGAAGTAGCGGTCCAGCCCGCCGGACGGCTCCCGGGGGGAAGGCTCCGGGGTGGCGGATGCGGGGGCGGGAGCAGGGGTGCTCATACGGTCCTCATTGGTGGTTCATACGAAGAAAATGGGCCGCGCCCAAACCGTTTCAGTATGAACACATAAGGGAAAGGCCGTCCATCTCCGCGCGTAGACCCTCGCGGGGCGGGCGGAGGCCCCGGCCGGACCGCTCCCGCTTAAACTTGCGGCATGGCGAAATGGACTGCGAAGCATGAGGCGCCCGAGCCCCTCGAGGGCCCCGTCGTCGCGACGGTCACGGGAGGAACGATCCTGTGGTTCGCCCTCTTCGTGGTCCAGCTGCCGTTCTACGGGTGGTTCGCCGACCGCGGCCAGCTGTGGTGGGTCTGGACCTGCGCGGCCGGCGGCTTCCTCGGCCTGATCGGCATCTGGTACGTCCGCGGCCGCGAGGCGGCCCTCAAGCGGCATTCCGCCGCGCAGGCCGCGCAGGCCCAGCAGGACGGCCGGCCGGGCGAAGCCACGGAGGCCTAGGCCGCCCCTTCCGGATCTTGCCGGTCAGGCCCGCGGGCTCGACCCTGATGCGGGGGCCGCCGGGCCGCGACCAGCGGACGATTCGGGTCATCCCCAAGTCGGATCTTCGGACTTTTCGGCGGGTGAAGCGTTCGAACCCCGCTTACCGTCGGAACCATGACGCATGGGGCGAGCATCGAGCACGACGGGCCGGAGCCGAGCGGCCCCGGCACGGCCATCGACGCAGGGGCCGAGCTCGACCCCGTACACCCCGTGCGGCCACCGGCACCCCGCTTCAAGCCGGGCGGGCTGACCACCGCCGAGGTCGCCGAGCGCGTGGCCCGCGGAGACGTCAACGACGTCCCCGTCCGCTCCTCGCGCTCCACCACCGACATCGTCCGCGGCAACGTCTTCACCCGGTTCAACGCGATCATCGGCGTCCTCTGGGTGGTCATGCTCTGCGTCGCACCGATCCAGGACAGCCTCTTCGGTTTCGTGATCATCGCGAACACCGGCATCGGCATCATCCAGGAACTGCGTGCCAAGAAGACCCTCGACGGCCTCGCCGTCATCGGCGAGGCCAAACCCAGCGTGCGCCGCGACGGCCGGACCGCGGAGATCTCCACCTCCGAGATCGTCCTCGGCGACGTCATCGAACTCGGCCCCGGCGACAAGGTCGTCGTCGACGGCTCGGTCGGCGAGGCCGAAGGCCTGGAGATCGACGAGTCCCTGCTCACCGGCGAGGCCGACCCCGTCCTGAAGAAGCCCGGCGACCACGTCATGTCCGGCTCCTTCGTGGTCGCCGGCGGCGGCGCGTTCACCGCCACCAAGGTCGGCCGCGAGGCCTACGCCGCCCAGTTGGCCGAAGAGGCCTCCCGCTTCACGCTCGTCCACTCCGAGCTGCGCTCCGGCATCTCCACCATCCTCAAGTACGTCACGTGGATGATGATCCCGACCTCCATCGGCCTGATCATCAGCCAGCTCGTCGTCAAGGAGAACAACCTCAACGACGCCATCGCCCGGACCGTCGGCGGGATCGTCCCGATGATCCCCGAGGGGCTCGTACTCCTCACCTCCGTGGCCTTCGCGATCGGCGTCATCCGCCTCGGCCGCAAGCAGTGCCTCGTACAGGAGCTGCCCGCCATCGAGGGCCTCGCCCGCGTCGACGTGGTCTGCCTCGACAAGACCGGCACCCTCACCGAGGGCGGCATGGACGTCACCGAGCTCCGCCCGCTCGGCGGCGCGGACCCGGCGTACGTCAAGAAGGTGCTCGGCGCCCTCGGCGAGTCCGACCCCCGCCCCAACGCCAGCCTCCAGGCGATCATCGACGCCTACCCCGTCAGCGCCGAGTGGCGGTGCACCGAGTCCCTGCCCTTCTCCTCCGCCCGCAAGTACAGCGGCGCCAGCTTCAGCGAGGGCGACGGCGAGAACAACACCTGGCTGCTCGGCGCGCCCGACGTACTGCTGCCCGCCGGGGACCCCGCCCTCGACGAGATCAACGACCTCAACGAACAGGGCCTGCGGGTCCTGCTGCTCGCCCGCTCCGCCCGCGAGCTCGACGACGAAGCCGTCGCCACCGGGGTCAGGCCGACCGCCCTGGTCGTCCTGGAGCAGCGGCTGCGCCCCGACGCCGCCGACACGCTGCGCTACTTCGAGGACCAGAACGTCAAGGCGAAGGTCATCTCCGGCGACAACGCGATCTCCGTCGGCGCGGTGGCCGGCAAGCTGGGCCTGCCCGGCGCGGAGAAGACGGTCGACGCCCGCAAGCTCCCCCCGGAGCGGGCCGAGATGGCCGAGGTCCTCGCCGAGAACTCCGTCTTCGGACGCGTCACCCCGCAACAGAAGCGGGACATGGTCGGCGCCCTGCAGTCCAAGGGCCACACCGTCGCCATGACCGGCGACGGCGTCAACGACGTGCTCGCCCTCAAGGACGCCGACATCGGCGTCTCCATGGGCTCCGGCTCGGAGGCCACCCGCGCGGTCGCGCAGATCGTCCTCCTCAACAACAGCTTCTCCACCCTCCCGTCGGTGGTCGCCGAGGGCCGCCGGGTCATCGGCAACATCACGCGCGTGGCCACCCTCTTCCTCACGAAGACGGTCTACTCGGTGCTGCTGGCCATCCTGGTGGTCTGCTCGCAGGTCGAGTACCCCTTCCTGCCGCGCCACCTGACCCTGCTGTCCACCCTCACCATCGGCATCCCGGCCTTCTTCCTGGCGCTGGCCCCGAACAAGGAACGTGCGCAGCCGCACTTCGTGAAACGGGTGATGCGGTACGCCATCCCCGGCGGTGTGATCGCGGCGACCGCCACCTTCGTCACCTACCTGATCGCCCGCCACCACTACACGGGCGCGGAAGCCCTGTCCGCGGAGACCAGCGCGGCGACGCTGACGCTGTTCCTGACCTCGATGTGGGTCCTGGCGATCATCGCCCGCCCGTACACCTGGTGGCGCGTGGCCCTGGTGGGCGCGATGGGCGGAGCCTTCCTGATCGTCCTGATCGTGCCGTGGCTCCAGGAGTTCTTCCAGCTCAAGCTGGTCGGCACCACGATGCCGTGGACCGCGGTGGCGGTCGCGGCGGCCGCCGCGACCCTCATCGAGTTCACCTTCCGCTGGGTCGACCGCAAGTTCCCGGCCTGACCGGCAGGACGTCTTTCAGGCGAGGCCGTCCGCCTGCAGACCGGTCAGGACGGCCTGGCCGAGGGTGTGGACCGCGGACTGGGGGCGGACCATCACCGTGAACTCCCTGATCCGGCCCGCCCCGTCGAAGTGCAGCATGTCGATGCCGTGGATCTGCTTGCCGTCGACCGTGGCCCGGAACGGCAGGACCGCCGCCGGGGCCTGCGTGCCGTCCGCGCTCGTCTCGGTCGCGCCCTCGAAGTGGCCGACGTAGCGCAGGTCCTCGAAGACGCGCAGCAGGACCCCGAAGAGCCCCAGCACCATCGGCCTGCCCTCGAAGGGCCGGAACTTCACCGGGCTGTACAGCCTGATGTCCTCGGTGAACAGGTCCTCCAGCGCGGAGAGATCACGCTTCTCCACGGCGGCGCGGAAGCGTTCGGCGGTCTCCATCACGGACTCCACGGCTCCTCCTGATACTGATACCGATACTGCTACTCAAGGAATTGACTAGTCAGTTTCGTGAGTATCATGCGGGGGAGGGCGAGGAAAGGGAAGGGGCAGCCGCGATGGCCTTGCGACATGCCGTACTGGCGGCGCTTCTGGACGGCGAGTTCAGCGGCTACGAGCTGGCGAAGTCGTTCGACATCGGCGTCGCGAACTTCTGGCACGCCTCCCCCCAGCAGCTCTACACCGAGCTGGCCAAGCTGGAGAAGGAAGGCCTGGTCGAGGGTCGGCAGGTGGTCCAGGAGACCCGGCCCAACAAACGCCTCTTCCAGGTAACCGACGCCGGCCGGACCGAGCTGGAGGAGTTCGCGGCCGCCGCGTCCAAGCCCTCCGTCATCCGCGACGACCTCCTCGTCAAGGTCCAGAACGCCGACCGGATCGGCACCGCGCCGGTGATCGAACAACTCGAAGAGCGGGCGTCCGCGGCCGACGCCAAGCTCGAACTCCTCGGCAAGGTCCTGCGCAAGATGCGCGGCGACCTGGACGAGGAGGAGTACCTGCTCCGCGGTGAACGCATCGGCGGGTACCTGACCTGCCTGCGCGGCATCGCCTTCGAGCAGGGCCACCGCGACTGGTGCCGCCGCAGCGCGGCC includes these proteins:
- a CDS encoding DUF2530 domain-containing protein, with protein sequence MAKWTAKHEAPEPLEGPVVATVTGGTILWFALFVVQLPFYGWFADRGQLWWVWTCAAGGFLGLIGIWYVRGREAALKRHSAAQAAQAQQDGRPGEATEA
- a CDS encoding nuclear transport factor 2 family protein gives rise to the protein METAERFRAAVEKRDLSALEDLFTEDIRLYSPVKFRPFEGRPMVLGLFGVLLRVFEDLRYVGHFEGATETSADGTQAPAAVLPFRATVDGKQIHGIDMLHFDGAGRIREFTVMVRPQSAVHTLGQAVLTGLQADGLA
- a CDS encoding cation-translocating P-type ATPase, which translates into the protein MTHGASIEHDGPEPSGPGTAIDAGAELDPVHPVRPPAPRFKPGGLTTAEVAERVARGDVNDVPVRSSRSTTDIVRGNVFTRFNAIIGVLWVVMLCVAPIQDSLFGFVIIANTGIGIIQELRAKKTLDGLAVIGEAKPSVRRDGRTAEISTSEIVLGDVIELGPGDKVVVDGSVGEAEGLEIDESLLTGEADPVLKKPGDHVMSGSFVVAGGGAFTATKVGREAYAAQLAEEASRFTLVHSELRSGISTILKYVTWMMIPTSIGLIISQLVVKENNLNDAIARTVGGIVPMIPEGLVLLTSVAFAIGVIRLGRKQCLVQELPAIEGLARVDVVCLDKTGTLTEGGMDVTELRPLGGADPAYVKKVLGALGESDPRPNASLQAIIDAYPVSAEWRCTESLPFSSARKYSGASFSEGDGENNTWLLGAPDVLLPAGDPALDEINDLNEQGLRVLLLARSARELDDEAVATGVRPTALVVLEQRLRPDAADTLRYFEDQNVKAKVISGDNAISVGAVAGKLGLPGAEKTVDARKLPPERAEMAEVLAENSVFGRVTPQQKRDMVGALQSKGHTVAMTGDGVNDVLALKDADIGVSMGSGSEATRAVAQIVLLNNSFSTLPSVVAEGRRVIGNITRVATLFLTKTVYSVLLAILVVCSQVEYPFLPRHLTLLSTLTIGIPAFFLALAPNKERAQPHFVKRVMRYAIPGGVIAATATFVTYLIARHHYTGAEALSAETSAATLTLFLTSMWVLAIIARPYTWWRVALVGAMGGAFLIVLIVPWLQEFFQLKLVGTTMPWTAVAVAAAAATLIEFTFRWVDRKFPA
- a CDS encoding PadR family transcriptional regulator, with translation MALRHAVLAALLDGEFSGYELAKSFDIGVANFWHASPQQLYTELAKLEKEGLVEGRQVVQETRPNKRLFQVTDAGRTELEEFAAAASKPSVIRDDLLVKVQNADRIGTAPVIEQLEERASAADAKLELLGKVLRKMRGDLDEEEYLLRGERIGGYLTCLRGIAFEQGHRDWCRRSAAVLRERERLATRADAH
- a CDS encoding MFS transporter; the encoded protein is MSTGNGADSAPGHISTTTTAARPAAPPSRNGGMFSSLRIRNYRLFATGQVVSNTGTWMQRIAQDWLVLSLTGSASAVGITIALQFLPMLVFGLYGGVLADRLPKRPLLLATQSAMGLTGIALAALTLAGHVQVWHVYLAALLLGLVTVVDNPARQTFVPEMVGKDQVANAVSLNSANFQSARLIGPAIAGVLITAVGSGWAFLLNGLSFAAPIAGLLMMRTKELHPVEPRPRAKGQLREGLRYVAGRPELVWPIVLVGFIGTFGFNFPIWLSAFVSDVFHGDAGTYGLFNTLIAAGSLAGALLAARRGHSRLRLLVAAAALFSVLLLVTAFAPGFWLFAALLVPIGVFGLTVNVTANSSVQMATDPEMRGRVMALFMMVFTGGTPLGAPLLGWITDTYGARIGMASGALISLAASVTIAVVLARVGNLRLRVDRHGVAFVPAVSRRRELVTVA
- a CDS encoding MarR family winged helix-turn-helix transcriptional regulator, translated to MPDLSHGDDAAAVNDLRSAVMRLGRRLKHQRVDESLSPTEMSVLGTLARCGQATPGELARREHVQPPSMTRIVALLEAKGLVTLEPHPDDRRQKVVRQTEEAEAMLEESRRKRNAFLAGLAAELTEDEWAKLRAAAPVLEKLAHL
- a CDS encoding NCS2 family permease, which encodes MSTPAPAPASATPEPSPREPSGGLDRYFKVSERGSTVAREVRGGFATFFAMAYIIVLNPIILGSAKDMYGHQLDSGQLVTATVLTAAFTTLLMGVIGNVPIALAAGLGVNTVVALQLAPRMSWPDAMGMVVLAGFVVMLLVATGLRERVMNAVPLSLRKGIAIGIGLFIMLIGLVDSGFVSRIPDAAHTTVPLQLGSDGHLHGWPVLIFAIGTLLTLALLIRKVPGAILISIVAMTLVAVVVQLVADLPDSGWGLTVPAWPGNPVASPDFGLVGQVSLFGGFGKVGLLTGILFVFTVLLSCFFDAMGTILGVGDEAKLIDKKTGEFPGINRVLFVDGLAVASGGATSSSATTCFVESTAGVGEGARTGLANVVTGGLFAVALFFTPLATMVPSQAATPALVAVGFLILAGSVRDIDWSDFTVAVPAFLAMVMMPFTYSITNGIGIGFIAFSVLRLATGRGREVPTAMYVVSAVFVFYYAMPALGLG